The Populus trichocarpa isolate Nisqually-1 chromosome 2, P.trichocarpa_v4.1, whole genome shotgun sequence genome has a window encoding:
- the LOC112326494 gene encoding uncharacterized protein LOC112326494, with translation MVSIRRRKLIGRPTGFVGRGSSSAMHPSIPDAQVPKYPERGGKLANMRHIPLVTLNQPVEVKEGKDTLTNPPAKKQKVHVQIDPENPMEVHAYLMQLKEDNKLEPGPMQRSEKMSVKELMEKCYPHIFRVFPQDPKVILEFPNKSEQNEFLYCQYWLFLFEVRDIVSIDKSVAPEHVESLVKVIKNLEKQGFDCRFLRSELVVVGYKMKKQLEITLAEKSVISTRTTSLERELQAAARRKDREAELDKRGNQIEGMTPEIETSSKPELDQDNRLGELNKLPSTALEQEFVQVILERHKKMLECKEEEERRLDRVLEKINQLLQDKAFP, from the exons ATGGTGAGCATACGAAGACGCAAACTTATAGGACGTCCGACTG GGTTTGTAGGAAGAGGTTCATCTTCAGCTATGCATCCTAGTATTCCTGATGCCCAAGTTCCTAAATATCCTGAGCGCGGTGGCAAACTTGCTAACATGCGTCACATACCCTTAGTTACTCTCAACCAACCTGTTGAG GTGAAGGAAGGAAAGGACACTTTAACAAATCCACCAGCAAAGAAACAGAAAGTACATGTCCAAATTGATCCAGAGAACCCCATGGAAGTGCATGCGTACCTAATGCAGCTGAAGGAAGATAACAAATTGGAACCTGGACCAATGCAAAGGAGTGAAAAAATGTCAGTGAAGGAGTTGATGGAGAAGTGTTATCCCCACATTTTTAGAGTGTTTCCTCAAGATCCGAAGGTGATTCTTGAATTTCCTAACAAATCAGAGCAAAATGAATTCTTATATTGTCAGTATTGGCTTTTCCTCTTTGAGGTGAGGGACATAGTTTCAATAGACAAAAGCGTCGCACCCGAACATGTGGAGTCATTAGTAAAGGTGATAAAAAATTTGGAGAAGCAAGGTTTTGACTGTAGATTCTTAAGGTCAGAATTGGTAGTGGTAGGGTACAAGATGAAAAAACAGTTAGAAATTACGTTGGCAGAGAAAAGTGTGATCTCAACAAGGACAACAAGTCTGGAGAGAGAATTGCAAGCTGCAGCAAGAAGGAAGGACAGGGAAGCAGAATTGGATAAGAGAGGAAATCAGATAGAAGGAATGACCCCAGAGATTGAAACATCGTCGAAGCCAGAACTGGATCAAGATAACAGGCTGGGAGAGTTGAATAAGCTTCCTTCTACTGCTTTAGAGCAAGAGTTTGTTCAAGTAATTCTAGAACGCCACAAGAAGATGCTGGAatgcaaggaagaagaagagagaagactTGATCGAGTTCTGGAGAAAATTAACCAACTTCTCCAAGACAAAGCTTTTCCATAG
- the LOC7471174 gene encoding pentatricopeptide repeat-containing protein At3g25210, mitochondrial: protein MPPVSLNRLLYSTLKKPRLVFSPLSPPSTLQITDPSLYHRHRPFSENPQSQTPEIPFLKTPTRTPLETQFETWTQNLKPGFTPTDVDTAIRAQSDPDLALDIFRWTAQQRNYKHNHITYLTVIKILISGRRYRQAETLIEEVIAGACEISVPLYNSMIRFCCGRKLLFNRAFDIYKKMLKSEDCKPTLDTYTLLFNSLLRRFNKLNVCYVYLHAVKSLTKQMKASGVIPDTFVLNMIIKAYAKCLEVDEAVRVFREMGLYGCEANAYSYSYLVKGLCGKGRSGQGLGFYKEMKGKGLVPSGSTYMILICSLGMERRFEEAIGVVFDMLGDSMSPDLLTYRTVLEGLCREGMVDKAFELLEEWRKKDGFMGEKNYKSLLNGLHFVSRQ, encoded by the coding sequence ATGCCTCCTGTGAGCTTAAATCGCCTCCTCTACTCCACTCTCAAGAAACCCAGACTTGTCTTCTCTCCACTCTCACCTCCATCCACTCTTCAAATCACCGACCCTTCACTCTATCACCGGCACCGCCCATTCTCCGAAAACCCCCAATCCCAAACGCCCGAAATCCCATTTCTCAAAACTCCAACTCGAACCCCACTCGAAACCCAATTCGAAACATGGACCCAAAACCTCAAGCCGGGTTTCACCCCAACCGATGTCGATACAGCCATCCGGGCCCAGTCCGACCCGGATCTCGCTCTCGACATCTTCCGTTGGACGGCGCAGCAACGTAATTACAAGCACAATCACATCACCTACCTGACCGTGATCAAAATCCTGATCAGCGGCAGGCGATACCGCCAGGCAGAGACTCTAATCGAAGAGGTGATTGCTGGTGCTTGCGAGATTAGTGTTCCTCTCTATAATTCGATGATTCGCTTCTGCTGTGGCCGTAAGTTGTTGTTTAATCGCGCCTTTGATATCTATAAGAAAATGTTGAAATCGGAGGATTGTAAGCCCACATTGGATACCTACACGTTGTTGTTTAATTCATTGCTTAGGAGATTCAATAAGTTGAATGTTTGTTATGTGTATTTGCATGCGGTGAAATCGTTGACGAAGCAAATGAAGGCGTCAGGAGTGATACCGGATACTTTTGTTCTAAATATGATCATCAAAGCTTATGCTAAGTGTTTGGAAGTAGATGAGGCTGTGAGGGTTTTTCGCGAAATGGGGTTGTATGGTTGTGAGGCTAATGCTTATAGCTATAGTTATTTAGTAAAGGGACTGTGTGGAAAGGGGAGAAGTGGgcagggtttagggttttacaAGGAAATGAAGGGTAAGGGGTTGGTGCCCAGCGGGAGTacttatatgattttgatctgTAGTCTTGGGATGGAGCGGAGGTTCGAGGAAGCAATTGGGGTTGTGTTTGACATGTTGGGGGATTCAATGTCGCCTGATCTGTTGACTTATAGGACGGTGTTGGAAGGGTTGTGTAGGGAGGGAATGGTTGATAAGGCTTTTGAGTTATTAGAGGAGTGGAGGAAGAAGGATGGATTCATGGGTGAGAAGAATTATAAGAGTTTGTTAAATGGATTGCATTTTGTAAGTCGGCAGTAG
- the LOC7459501 gene encoding FK506-binding protein 2 → MGFNCASKATAIFLLLSVTALVSAKKSGDVKELQIGVKYKPETCEVQAHKGDSIKVHYRGKLTDGTVFDSSFERGDPIGFELGSGQVIKGWDQGLLGACVGEKRKLKIPAKLGYGEQGSPPTIPGGATLIFDTELVEVNGKTSSGGGASDSEL, encoded by the exons ATGGGCTTCAACTGCGCATCCAAGGCGACCGCGATATTCCTTTTGCTATCAGTAACAGCGCTGG TTTCCGCTAAGAAGTCCGGCGATGTCAAGGAATTGCAGATCGGCGTGAAG taCAAGCCCGAAACTTGTGAAGTTCAGGCTCACAAGGGAGATAGCATCAAAGTACACTATCGA GGAAAACTCACCGATGGAACTGTTTTCGACTCCAGCTTTGAAAGGGGTGATCCTATTGGATTTGAGCTTGGCAGTGGTCAAGTTATCAAAG GATGGGACCAAGGACTGCTGGGAGCGTGTGTAGGTGAGAAGCGAAAATTGAAAATACCTGCAAAACTTGGTTATGGGGAGCAGGGATCCCCTCCTACTATTCCAG GTGGAGCGACACTAATATTTGACACTGAGCTTGTCGAAGTGAATGGGAAAACATCAAGTGGAGGGGGAGCTAGCGATAGTGAGCTTTAG